AGCGTATCCGTGAATGCTacttgaaaaagagaagcagcagaggtgtGCACACACAAGTGACCAGCTTTCATTACCTGCAGATCTTCATTGTTTTGCTCAAATTCCTTTCACTGCTTTTAGTCTCCAcacaaaatgtaaacaaaatatcaaaaaaatctttctttcactAGGCTAGAGTTTCATAGTGACCTATCTTCTATTGCAGAGACCTCATTTTTAGACAATCTACAGAAAACACCTCACCATTTCCTGTCTGAGTATGATAATTGTACCGGGTTGGGGTAGGCCTAATatctttggttttgaaaagcaggatgtcctgcctttcagagcagtagcagagaaataaaggagTGTCTAGCCATTTGTTTGCAAACCCGGGCAGAAACGTACAGAAAGAGTCTCTCTTCGTGCTAGTAACTTCCTTCTAAAAGGATTAACCTGACtcttgctgaagtcaatggaaagatttCATTTATCTTAGTTGGAGGAATCTCcaactagagaaaaaaaatcaagaaaaatcaagcaatGAAACTAATTTTCCACTAAAACAATGCCCCATATTCTAATAATATGCACAACTGGTAGACACTTTGTATGTCCAAGTCTCAGAAATGCTggatataaataaaagcatcaaGTCAGATATTGTAAAGACATAAATTATTATCTAAATGAATGATAAATAATCTTCAAAATTCAGTGATACAATGTGtaaggaaatgagaaataatatttgAGTAGCATTTTGATAGGATTTTGTGAAGTTACATATGGGAACTGAAAGGTTAAGCAACATAAAGGtataggaagaagaaaagagtgaCAATAGTATGTCATATGTATATGTCATGtcatatataatatttatatgctataaaatgacaaaataaagagataaggGATAAGCACAGGATGACACAGGCCTTCCAGTAATGGTAATTTCTCCAGCAGTTGATCAGTCTCCAAACACCTGTATAGCTACACAAATGCAAATCTCAAGTGTAGATGATGAACACTCCACTATTTGCACTTTGGGAACTCTTTCCTGCTTGCCAAACAAGCAAGGTTTACACAAACAAATAGTAGCTTTCCCTGCTTCTATCTGAAATACACGGTGCAACTAAGTCAATGACCAGTTATCAGTTACTCAAATCATGGTAGAAATGGCTACAGTTCTTGTTAGCAGACGTAGTACatcactttttgtttcttgcaagGGTGACCACCTTCTTGTTGCTACTTCCTGGTTCCATTCATTCAAAGAGGAAGGGGTTTGGTCTTCCAGTGACgttagagaatttttttttttagcccagAGGCCTGCAAGTATTACTTTGTACTAAATCCAAGTAACCTGGAAAATACTTTATATGAATACCAGCCTGGTATAAGCAAGCAAGAAACGATcttaatttgattattttaaatggaCTGGAGTTTTGCGTAGGTGGAAGACAATCATTACAGAAAGGAGTGCTACACAGACTCATATATAAATAGCTCATGCTGTGAGCAGAACAAtagctctgtttcttctctcagaGAACAGATACAATTAGTTAGAGGATATTGcattcttcagaaatttttgGCATCcaatagaaaaaaacaattgcatttcaaaacaaaatattgtatttgaaaatcatttcccctttttattACCTGCCAAGACTTTCAGTCCTTCCCTTGCACATGAACACATCCCTTGTAGTTGAGCACAATGCTTTCCCACACTGCTGGCTGGTTGTGAGGTCGCTGACTCCTGCTGCTGTGACACAGAATCCTGAACTTGGCTCTTGGCAGGAAAGTAACTGCTTTCCACATACattgtgttaaaaatacatacGTTTCTGTAAGGTTTCCATCTATCATTATGTGAACTTCACTGATTTAACTCCTATACTTTTACTGTAACAAAATAATTATGTCCTTCTGTTCAATAAATGCAGAGGCAAAGCCAGTGTATTCATATTCAAAGCAGGAAATCTTGGTCCCCTGACAGCACTGTATTCCTACTGCTGGATTTATATTCTAATGGCTGATGTAGATTTCATCAGATTGTCCAGTGGCAATAATTCATTCCATGTAACCTGGGCGTACTCCGTTCTCGCTGGCTTAAAGAGCAGACCTATTGCACTCACCAGCCAATCCATCTTAAAActagtttaaaatattaataatcaTGGTTAGCTAGATGGAAATATGATTGATTGCTACATATTCCactaaataataaaacaaatcaaTAGCTATAGTTATAAAACCAGACTCATGGGataaattaatcaaaatcaGTGCCTATGTTTCAAACTTATGTCTATCACTCTATCTTGCTTCTGTACTGTCTTTTGCCCAGATGTGAAAATCTTTCTCTGAGGGCACCAGGTAGTGGTAGATACAAAGGCCAAATAGATATCAAGTGTTATACTGTTACAGTCTCTTCCCTCTTAACAACTCATTATTCTCCCCATTACAAGTGGAAAACCTTAAAATATTCTCATTGCACTGCAATCAGTGTTGACCCCTTATTTCTTGGGTGACTCATCCTAACTGCTCAtgttttagtttcttcttttgtttgtcGTAATTACTTTTCCTGTCATAACAGAAGTATCAATGGCAGACACGAGTATGTATAAAGTAAAACAAGCATATTTTACTGATATGTTTaatacttgaaaacaaaaccacagcttCATAAACTTCCAACCCACCTTCTCCCTGTACCTCATTTATGGAACACAATTTACTTGGACGTGCTGCAGTAAATGCACTCACTACTGCGCTGTCTCAAGAACTTCTTTTACAAGTCATGTATATAATAACAAACTTGAACACAATCATTTACAGTGATATTACTTACCCAAAATAGCCTCCAAATTGAgtaagataaaacaaaacacacatcaTCTTGTTAGCATTCAAAGATCAGGAGAACTGGTAGGTCTAGCAAGAACTGGTAGGTCCTGAGCTTTAAAGGAGATCCGTAAGGGATATCTTTGCATTACCAGGAAGTTCAAAGCTTGAAtgtctgctttctctgtgttaTTAAAAATCCCACAAGTTTTGCAAAGGTAAGGTAGCTACCCTACGTcttgaaaacattcaaaaagaCCTCACTAATCATGTTTTGTCTCTCTAATCAAGTTTGTTTCTGAGTcatatttacttctttttattctaAACTGATTTCACCAGAAGTCTACATCAGCATGAGCAACGTGAATTTCTGTGCAGGTAAGAAGTGGTTTCATTCTTGCACTCCTTTTTTAGGCAAGAGCAAGTGACTTTTGTTTACTGGGAAACATACTCGGCTGTGTTCTGGTTTGCTTGTGCAGCTGGAAGGGTGCAACAGAGCTGGAAGCAGGGGAATTTTCAGCTGGCACTGCTCCTGCAaaggcagctcccacttggcCCTACTGTGGAGAAGGACTGGCTAGAATAAGCTGCACATGGAGTTCCTCAAGATCAGGagctcgctgctgctgctgctgctgcaaataaaaatacactctGGTCTCCACGTAGACACAGCATAGCACAGACCCGCCTGCAGAACGATGGAGCTTTGGCCTCCCTCAGCATATACAGGAGTGTGGCGAAGCAAAGACTCGAAAGACCTGTGAGTTAGTTCCTCTTAAGGAGCCTATGACATGGCCTGCCATGTTCAGTCAGTAACCCTGGTCTGCACAATGACGGGAGACCCGTTTTGAGAAAAGGCCCTGTGGTTGTGACACTGAACTTTAGCTGACAAAATAAGAGCGAgtaagcaggcaggcagcgaggATCAGCAGatatccaaaaggaaaaaaaaaaacaactttccaAATTCTGCCCTAAGTGTACCTACGACCTGGTACTTGAAGTTCAAACCCATGTCACTAAAATCACTGAAGATTTGGCCTTCctgttgtattttgttctttgtgcgGTGGAAATACGAAAACAACAGATAGTGCAGAATAACTGGCTCACAAGACTAGTTTTTAGCTTTTAGGTCTTGTTCAGTAACACACAAAACCTAAGAAATTTAGGGGGGGAAAAGGCTGAGAAGTGAGGGAATGCAAACTGGATcactttgaggggaaaaaagattctAAGCACAGGAAGCGCAGTTGGCCCTGGCAGAGCCATCACAAGGAAGACCAGACGGATGGTACGGGGACTGTGAATGCAGgagacaaaggaaagaaaataccgCAAGAATAAATATGGAAAGGATGGGTTAGAAATCGATCTAAAAAGCCACACGGCTTCCCTTAACTTCAGTTACTGACCTGCCAGCCGGGGGTGGtagggggagcgggggggaggcCTGCTACCTCAGAGATGAGCTAAATCACCTCGCAAACCCAAGAGAAAACACTGCCAGGAGCCGGAAAACGTGAGGCGAGCAAACGCCCCTTCCCGCACTGCCCTCCCCGAAACCGCTCGGGGAGACCCCTCGACCAGCCAGCAGCGGGCAGGGCCTCGGGGCGGCCTACCGAGCCTCGGGAGCCTCTGCCGGGGAGACCCGCTTCCTCCCgcgggaggaggaggctgcGCAGGGCCGctgaggagggagcagcagcgcccccctcggctcggctcggccgGCCGGGCTCCCCCCGCAGCGGGCGGGGAAGGGCTGCGGGGGGAGCCCCCCCTCCGTCGCCCGGGGCATTCCCCGCAGCGCGGGCTCCGCGCTCCgccctcagccccccccccccccttccgcgccgggccgccccgctccccgcgcaGGCACCGGCTCAGCCGGCGTcggggccgccgcggccgcTAGGTGTCGCCGGCGCCCGGGCCTCCCCCGCGGCCCCTCCTGCGCTccggctgccggcggggctgTCTCAGTGCGAGCCTCCGCGCTGCGAGCGGGCGGAGGCGTCAGTCCGCAGCGGAGACGCGCAGCCCGGCTCggctccccccttccctgcgcaccccccgcggcccggcccggctgaCGCGAGGCCACCCGGGCCGCTCTCGGCACCGCCAGCGGCCGGCCGGGCGGCTCCCGAGCACGGCCTGCGGCCGCTCttcggcggcggcggggagccgcggCAGGGCGAaggctgcggcggcggcggcggcggggggagcagCCATGTTGGAGCGGGGAATAAAGTGACTTTCCTCGGGGAGGGAGCGCGGCCGGCGGcccggcggaggcggcggctcTCGGGGCAGcgaaggaaggagggggggcTCGGCTCCCGGCGGCCGGATACCGCTCCTgggcggaggaggaggggaaggagaagggggagaggaaCCGCCCCCGGACCCACGGAGCTCCGGCGCTGCTGGTGAGTTGTGGCTGCTCATTGTCTCCCGGCCTCGGGGTGCGGGTCCGGCCCGCGGGGGCCGCAGGGGGCCCTTGGCCTGCGTGTGCGTGGGACGTCGCGGAGGGGTGAGGTGGAGACGCGGCCGcggaggaagggggggaaggtGGTGGGAGCTGGGGCGGGGTGGGGCGCCCCGCCAGAGGGCCGAGGGGCTGCTCGGGGAGCCCTTGGGGTCGGGGGCCGCGGCCGGCAGAGCCGCTCtgcgccgccgggccgggctgtGGGGGATTTC
Above is a genomic segment from Gymnogyps californianus isolate 813 chromosome 1, ASM1813914v2, whole genome shotgun sequence containing:
- the LOC127019712 gene encoding serine/arginine repetitive matrix protein 1-like, which gives rise to MCHTCGGCEEKSCQEKAASFEGEEAAGKGRLRTQGHQKNPRCSPAASPGSTLRPGFPRRPGSAPRSCPGPRGAAPSRHRAAEIPHSPARRRRAALPAAAPDPKGSPSSPSALWRGAPPRPSSHHLPPLPPRPRLHLTPPRRPTHTQAKGPLRPPRAGPAPRGRETMSSHNSPAAPELRGSGGGSSPPSPSPPPPPRSGIRPPGAEPPLLPSLPREPPPPPGRRPRSLPEESHFIPRSNMAAPPAAAAAAAFALPRLPAAAEERPQAVLGSRPAGRWRCRERPGWPRVSRAGPRGVRREGGSRAGLRVSAAD